The genomic interval GAGGATAAAAGAGATATATTTTATCCTCTCTCTTTTATGCTTCATAATACTAAACCTGTTGGACACCAGGTATCTCTCATCCAATCCGTAACTAATTAAATTTATGTATGCATGTATCTATCTAATAGTATTGTCTTTTACATATCACATCTCCCTATTCTGAACATGTTTTCTTTGTGATCTACAGGATCTTGTTGGTTTAGTCATTTCAATGCTTCTTTTAGGAGATTTTAGCTTAGTTTTGCTCACATTACTCCAGCTGTATTCATTTTCATTAGTGGACGTCTTTCTGGTTCTGTTTATTTTACCGCTCGGCTTTCTTCTCCCATTTCCTGCTGGTATTAATGCTCTCTTCAGTCATGGACCCAGACGTTCTGCCAGCCTCGCCCGCATACATGCTCTGTGGAATCTTACATCCTTAATTAATGTTGTAAGTTGCTGCTTTTTAATTAGTATTTTGAAAGTCCATCTTCTGAGttgaataaaaaagaaagaaggaacTACTTGCTCTTTAGTAATTCGATTCGTTTGCTTCTAAAAGGAATAAATATTTGGTCCAGTTTTGCAAGTTCCAACAGTTTTTCTTTGGGCCCTTTCAAATTATTATCATCAACAAAGCTACCGTATTAGCTGAGTAGTGAAAATGGCGAATTATTACATATCCCGgaatgatttgatttgatatgGCATATTGATCATGTGCTGTCTGTTTCTCAGGTGGTTGCTTTCATTTGTGGATATGCTCACTTTAACAGTCAAGCGTCAAGTAAAAAACATCCATTACAACCCTGGAGTATAAGCATGTAAGAGGATTCTGTTGCTGAAAGCTTTTCCTCCTTGGTTCAAGTATCTGTTATATCAGCAACATTGTATTCAACTAATCTGTTGTGGGCCTTTATAATCTGTGGCTGTACTGCAGGGATGACAGTGAATGGTGGATTTTTCCTGCTGGTTTGGTTATTTGTAAAGTTTTTCAATCACAGCTAATCAATTGGCATGTCGCCAACCTGGAGATTCAAGACCGTTCCTTGTACAGCAATGACTTTGAGCTGTTCTGGCAATCctgattattttttaacaggAGAATGTTTTTCCACATTAACACGGTTTTTGGCCCTTTTGTAATACGTTTCCTCTGTATTCTATTTTGACAGTAGGAGTGACTGTAGGCAGGTAGCAAAAGAAAGTGTTGGATATGAATTGTGAAAGTGAAGAAATAGAAGAGACAAAGATAGGCATTGACAGTAATGTAACCACTTTTGAACAATATGATGCAGTTTAATGATGCAGttttctgtatatatatacatatatattaattggGGCATATGCCCACTCTTTAGTGGATTTGAGTCTCAGGCTGGTAAATTTTCTTGTTTTACTTTTCCCTCGGGCCTCTTTTTAAGTGCTCATACTTCCTTTGCAATGGCTGTTTTCGTTACTAAGAAAATAGGAGGGAGAGGTGTGTGGTATATGCGACTATTATATGTGCCCTGTATAACTTTTTGTCTTGCCACATTGCTCTCTATGAACTTGGAAGTACGTTGCGCATGCCAGAAGcaatgtttttgtttcaggCTGATTTTCCTCAAAATCCATTTTCACATCCTAACCGACCTGTCTCAAACAACGATAAACATTCCAAAAGATTTTGTATGCTTCATTAAGTGAACTTGGCAGTTTAAGTGGCGTGAACTTGGCCTTTTAACATGGCGTCAATTCATGTTTATGGCGACatatgctgtcaagattctgAATATATCAAGTGAAACCTTCTGGAATCCAATTTCTTGCTGTCTCAACCATCAAGTCTTCCCAGACAACACAAATTGCTTACATGGTGGAGAAAGTATTCAGCTCCTACAGCCAATCTGGTAGACAACAACGATTGCTATTTCGTAAGATGAGGAAGAGTGAGATACACAACTCGCTCGCACAAATCAGCTATTACCATAAAAATGAAGAGTACGAGAGGGCGAAAAATTCCAACTACAAATCTACAATGATCAAAATCATAGACTCATCTCTAATATCTGATGAAGACAAAAAGAGCTATTCATACCGGCACTGATTCTGTCTTGAAATAGTTTAGGAGTGAATGCGGAGTCCACAAACAGGAACCTGCTACTCCTTGTTCAAGACCTTGGGAACTATTATGTATGGCTCCTCATAATTTGGAATAGCATCAATTATGGCCTTCCTATTGGACAATAAAATTTTGTATCAGCATGCTTCGAATACAAGGAGACTTGCTTTTGCCCATTTGGATTTTGGAAGAATTGAAACTACCATCTTACCTATTCTCAAATGTTTCAGGAACATCAGCACGGAAATTATCACCTTCAGTATCTGATAATAAACATAAAGGGGAATAAGTTATGCTGCAAGTGTTAACGAATACGACAGTAACATTCAGCTTCTTGTCTTGAACACAAAACACATTAAGAAAACAATGTGGTTGGATTCTCAATCCCATTAAGAAATGAATAGCTAGTTTCATTTTCATAAAACAAAGCCCTGATGAACAATGTGAAGTGCAAACTCAAATTGAGGTGGTAATGGTAGGGTTTTAGTGCACCTGCTCTTATAGAGGGCTCCACACTTTCAAGATCAACATCCTGAAGCTGTCCGAACCTACAGGAACACCAACCAATCAGAACAACCAAGAAGGCATGGAACCACTTCAACACTATGTAATCGAAAAAGAACACTAAGCTTTACGCCTTCACCATTCCATGACTTGTCCAATTTTCGGAGCAAATTCTTCAACCTGAAAAccgggaaaaaaaaactactatCAAACAttaaagaatcgaaatttaaCGAACAGAATGTTTCTGATAAGAGGAGGTTACAAACCTCTTGAGGGGTCAGAGAGATTCGAGCAGTCTCAGCCAGACGTGGCACATCCAGAGGTTCCagaggagaggaagaagacCCAGCAGTTGTGGTTGTTGAGAAACTTCGCCGCCGGTGAAGCACTTGTGAAGATCTCCGGTTGTAGTTCAAGTTGGATGATAAATGATTCTTCGGTAAGAGACAACAAGACACCTCTTTTACTAGAAGCAGAGCCCTACTTCCCATTTTGTTTGATTATCAGTTTGGTTCTTACTTCTGAGTTCTGAGCTTCCTATCTATATATCTATATGGTTCAGCTGGGATTTAGATTTAGTTCCTGAAGCACAAaacccctttttttttttcttttttttggtaataaa from Argentina anserina chromosome 2, drPotAnse1.1, whole genome shotgun sequence carries:
- the LOC126782077 gene encoding glutamyl-tRNA(Gln) amidotransferase subunit C, chloroplastic/mitochondrial, translated to MGSRALLLVKEVSCCLLPKNHLSSNLNYNRRSSQVLHRRRSFSTTTTAGSSSSPLEPLDVPRLAETARISLTPQEVEEFAPKIGQVMEWFGQLQDVDLESVEPSIRADTEGDNFRADVPETFENRKAIIDAIPNYEEPYIIVPKVLNKE